In bacterium, the sequence TCTAACAAAGCCTTTACTTCTGCAGTGTCGCCTTCTTTTGCCGCATCCAACAATAATTTTGTAAGTTCCTCAGCAGAATTTTCTTCTGCAAAGGAAATAACAGGCGTATAAATACCAGCTGTCAAAATTAATATTAACGCAATTGTTAAAATTGCTTTTATTGTTTTAAACATAATAATTTTTTCTAAAACGACTCTATCTTCCACTCCCCAAAATGATTGTATCTTCCATGCTCTATCCCCATTATATTATAGAATTACTCTTAACTCAAAGGCAAATGTATAAATAATGCTTCTTATGGAAAAATTCTGTACGGGGGAGAATATTGGTTCTTGTGCCCATTTTGTGCCCAAACTACCCCAAAACAGGTATAAAGTCATCGCAAGTAATATAAGTAATGTAATTTGGTAAGTGTATGTTAGACAGGAACTAAATAAGATTCAGCTGTATTTTGAAGTGTCAACTTCCTTCTCTGGCTCAATCATGGCAATAAGTTTCTCCACGTCCTTGTATTTAAAGACAATCTCATTATCTAAGCGATAGGCTTTAATCTTTTTGCTCTTAATAAGTTCTAACATTTCTGCTCTACCGAGCTTTAACGTCTGCTGAACCTCGTTCCTTGTTAGATATTTTCCTGCCATTTTCCCTCGTTTCTTTATTTAATACTCTCCACAAATTTAGAAAGGGACTCTTCTCTTTCTTTATCGTTTGAGACAAATTGTATGCCAATATTGCAATCTTCTTTCTTGTGTAAATGCCAGATTATTTGACCATTTAGTTCTAAATATTTCTGAATGTCTAGCACAGGAATTCTCACTTGGAGCCTCATCTTCTCTTTTATTCTAGAATGCTCTACATCTTTATATCTCGGTATTCTTATACGAACCCCGCCAAGACTTATGTCCTTTGTGTAGCCATAATATCCAATTAAATGTTTTGTTAAATCATTTTGCAATCTCAGCTCAATTCCAATATTAACAGTATACCGCGGATATTTTCTTCTCTCTTGATCTATCCAACTAGTTGTTTTTACAGTTCTTTCTATATCTAAAACCAACTCCTCTATGCTTTGATACCTTTCAGCAGGATCAATATTAAGAGTTTTTAAGACAATGTCCTCAAAACCCTTGAATATTTCTTGATTATAAACTCGTGGCGGTTTAATAGGCATATTTAGTTGCTGGAAAGCAATTTCAGCAAGAGCCTCTCCATCAAATGGTCTCCTACCTGTTGCAAGTTCATACATAACAACCCCAAGAGAGTAAATATCAGATCGTTCATCCCCTCTATATCCTTTTACTTGTTCAGGAGACATATAATGTGGAGTACCAGCTCTTTCTCGTACTTTTATGCTATATTTGTCCTTTTCATAAGCTAAACCAAAATCTATTATTTTCACGTCACCACCTTTTGTCAAAATTATATTCCTGCTTTTTATGTCCTGATGAATAACGCCTTTTTTGTGAATATACCCAAGTATGTCACATACTTTAAGAATTATACTGATGTAATCCTTTGAGATAGCACCATGCGCTTTTATCAGCTCTCTCAAGTTATATCCGTCAATATATTCCAGTATAATATATTGAGAATCTTTCTCTTCCCCGAAGTCGTACACCTTGGGAATATTTTCATGACTTAATTTCTTCATTATTTCAGCTTCGTGAAAAAATCTGTCGATACGTTTTTGGTCAGTATCAGGTTTTATCTGCAATATTTTAATAATTACATTTGTTTTGTCTTTAATCCCTAAATAAATATCTGCAAAATCAGTAGAAGTAAGATATTTATCTATTTTATATCCTGATACGTATTTCCCAATCATAGAAATAAAAAACCCATCCAAGCCCTGACCTGAACGGGTTCCCTTTTTATTTCGGCAACCCAGCTACCATAAAGTTTACAACCTCTTAGGTCTGTAGGCTTTGCGTCCTATCCTTTCGGATAGTTTGCCTTTATCGACTAACCTAAATTTTCAATTAACTACTACTAAGTATATATCACAGTTATCTAAAAGTCAAGCCAAAATGGAAATGGGTAATGTAAAATATTTTATGCAAAAGTAATTGAGATAGGAAAAAGAAAGGGCTATCCTCTCTCCTAAGAAAAAAACAGAATCCCGAGAAAGTATCGGGAAAAAGGAGAAGAGAGAATGCGTCCAGGAAAATATGATACGCTAAATTTTAGCGAAGGCAAGCAAAATTTAACCTACATGTTAAAGGAAGCAGAAAGAGACCTTTGGGGATTTATGAGAGAGCAAAGCAGGATTAACTATAAAA encodes:
- a CDS encoding helix-turn-helix domain-containing protein; translated protein: MAGKYLTRNEVQQTLKLGRAEMLELIKSKKIKAYRLDNEIVFKYKDVEKLIAMIEPEKEVDTSKYS
- a CDS encoding protein kinase — encoded protein: MIGKYVSGYKIDKYLTSTDFADIYLGIKDKTNVIIKILQIKPDTDQKRIDRFFHEAEIMKKLSHENIPKVYDFGEEKDSQYIILEYIDGYNLRELIKAHGAISKDYISIILKVCDILGYIHKKGVIHQDIKSRNIILTKGGDVKIIDFGLAYEKDKYSIKVRERAGTPHYMSPEQVKGYRGDERSDIYSLGVVMYELATGRRPFDGEALAEIAFQQLNMPIKPPRVYNQEIFKGFEDIVLKTLNIDPAERYQSIEELVLDIERTVKTTSWIDQERRKYPRYTVNIGIELRLQNDLTKHLIGYYGYTKDISLGGVRIRIPRYKDVEHSRIKEKMRLQVRIPVLDIQKYLELNGQIIWHLHKKEDCNIGIQFVSNDKEREESLSKFVESIK